Within Candidatus Rubrimentiphilum sp., the genomic segment CCGTGACGCTCCGCGGCTTGCTCGTCGGCGCCGTGCTCGCGGCGTTTTTCGTGGTCGCGGAGGCCCGAGCTCAAGCTGCGGCCGAGTTCTGTCCGGCAACACTCGTCGGCGAACCGGCGCAAGTTGACGCGACTTCGTACCGCTTTAAACTTGGCGCTATCGGCCCGCGCACGGTGAGCGGCGTGATTCGCGTGCAAACCACCAAAGGCTGGTTCGCGATCTCGTTTAACGACGTTGCGCTGACACTATTGAAGCAAGACTACAGCGACCAAGGCGCAACGTTCAGCCACGAAGATTACTTGTCGAACGATATTATCGTTAAGTTTCCGCCCGCTGCATCGGTGCTCTACTCGTATGTGGTACAGGCCGAAGCCAAAGGCGATACACTTTTGAATTGGGACCGGTACGGAACGGTCGCGTGTTCGCCGACGCCCTTCTCGCCGAAAGACAAGCGTAATCCGGCGCGGCCGATGCCGCCGCTTTCGAAGGATCCAATCGTGTTGACCGCAACGCCCGTTGCCACGCCGGTGCTGGCGACGTGCGCCGAGCCGTTCAGCGACGTGGTTACAATTAAAGCTGGAGCGTTTCACTATCCGGCGATTCTCGGACGCGACGATCCGTCCGCGCGACCGACCGGAACGACGGTCGTTGTGGTCGCAGTCGATCGAGACGGCAGCGTCGTCGACGCGTGGGTATGGGAACCGATCGGCACGCCGATGCTCGATCAGGCGGTGGTGGACGAAGCGCGCAAAGCGAAATACGCCCCCGGCAAGGCGTTC encodes:
- a CDS encoding energy transducer TonB; its protein translation is MTLRGLLVGAVLAAFFVVAEARAQAAAEFCPATLVGEPAQVDATSYRFKLGAIGPRTVSGVIRVQTTKGWFAISFNDVALTLLKQDYSDQGATFSHEDYLSNDIIVKFPPAASVLYSYVVQAEAKGDTLLNWDRYGTVACSPTPFSPKDKRNPARPMPPLSKDPIVLTATPVATPVLATCAEPFSDVVTIKAGAFHYPAILGRDDPSARPTGTTVVVVAVDRDGSVVDAWVWEPIGTPMLDQAVVDEARKAKYAPGKAFCENVPGYFVLRSTFVQ